The Leifsonia sp. ZF2019 DNA segment CTCCTCGCGACGGTCGCGCTCGTCATCGTGATCGTCCTCGTCGTGCCGCGCGGCAACCCCACCGCGACGACCCCTCCCGTCGACTACACGACCATCGCGCAGGAGGCGCAGGGCAGCGAGCCCGATCGCCTCGTCGTGCCGAGACTGCCCGACGGCTGGAAGTCGAACAGCGCCGAGCTGCGCACCAAGACCGCCGACAAGGTCGACTCCTGGTACATCGGGCTGCTCACCCCGAAGGGTGAGTACATCGGCATCACGCAGGGCTTCGACGCCAACGACAGCTGGGTCGCCGATCAGGTCGCGAAGTCGCGCATCGCCGGCACCCGCGACATCGACGGCGTCACGTGGGACGTCTACGACAACCGCAAGTCCGGCACCGTCCCGGGCGATGTCGAGTACGGCCTGACCACGAACGCCGGCCGCAGCTCCATCGTCCTCGTCGGCACCGCAGACGACTCCGAGTTCCGCACGGTCGCCTCGGCGCTGGCGGAGCAGATCACCGCACTGAAAGGCGAATAGATGCCCACCACCCGGCCCGGACGGATCTGGAGCGCGATGCTCGCCGGAAACGAGCGCTTCATCGCGGGCACCCCACAGCACCCGCGGCAAGACGTCGAGCGCCGACAGTCGGTCGCGGGCGGGCAGGCGCCGGTCGCCGCCATCTTCGGCTGCGCGGACTCGCGTCTGGCCGCGGAGATCATCTTCGACATGGGTCTCGGCGACGCCTTCGTGGTGCGCAACGCGGGCCAGGTCGCCTCCGACTCCGTCATCGGGTCGCTGGAGTACGCGGTCGCCGTGCTCAAGGTGCCGCTCATCCTCGTGCTCGGCCACGACTCCTGTGGCGCCGTCGCATCGGCGATCGCCTCCCAGGCCCCGGACGCCGAGCCCCTCCCCCCGCACATCGCGAACCTCATCGCGCCGATCGTCCCCGCTGTGCACCGGGTGACCGGGACCCCGGAAGGCGAGGCGATCGACGTCGCCGCCGCCGACCCGTCGGAGGTGGGCCGCGAGCACCTGCGTGACACCGTCGCCGAGCTGCTCGCGCGCTCGGAGATCATCAGCACCGCCGTCGCCGAGAACATCCTCGCGATCGTCGGCGCGAACTACCGTCTTCAGGAAGGTCGGGTCGTCCCCGACATCGTCGTCGGCATGGCCGATCCGGTCGCCGAACAGCAGTCCGAGCGCTGAACCGCAGCGTCGTCGGCATCAGAAAGGAAGAACACACCGTGGTGGACACCCAGGCGGACGCCGAGTACCGCATCGAGCACGACACGATGGGCGAGGTGCGCGTCCCCGCGGCCGCGCTCTACAGCGCGCAGACGCAGCGGGCCGTCGAGAACTTCCCGATCTCGGGATCGGTGCTCGAGCCGGCACAGATCGCCGCGCTCGCCCGGATCAAGAAGTCGGCTGCGCTCGCCAACGCGCGTCTGGGGGTCCTCGATCAGGAGATCGCCGACGCCATCGCCGCCGCCGCGGACGACGTCGTCAGCGGAGCGCACGACGGCGAGTTCCCGATCGACGTCTACCAGACCGGTTCGGGCACCTCCTCCAACATGAACATGAACGAGGTGCTGGCGACGCTCGCGTCGCGCCGCCTCGGTGCGCCGGTGCACCCGAACGACCACGTCAACGCGTCGCAGTCGTCGAACGACGTCTTCCCGACCTCGGTGCACATCGCCGTCACCGGCGCCCTCATCGACGATCTCATCCCGGCCCTGGACCACCTCGCGGTTGCTCTGGAGGAGAAGGCCGAGCTGTGGGCGACCGCGGTGAAGTCCGGCCGCACCCACCTCATGGACGCCACCCCGGTGACCCTGGGCCAGGAGTTCGGCGGGTACGCCGCGCAAATCCGTTACGGAATCGAGCGCGTGCAGTCCTCGCTCACCCGCGTCGCGGAGGTCCCGCTCGGCGGCACGGCGGTCGGCACCGGCATCAACACTCCCCTCGGCTTCCCGCAGCTGGTCATCGAGCTGTTGACCGCGGAGACCGAGCTGCCGATCACCGAGGCCCGCAACCACTTCGAGGCCCAGGCCAACCGCGACGCCCTGGTCGAGGCCTCCGGAGCACTCCGCACGATCGCCGTCAGCCTGACCAAGATCTGCAACGACCTGCGCTGGATGGGCTCCGGGCCGAACACCGGCCTCGGCGAGATCCACATCCCGGACCTGCAGCCCGGCTCGTCGATCATGCCCGGCAAGGTCAACCCGGTCATCCCGGAGGCCGTGCTCATGGTCGCCAGCCGCGTCGTCGGCAACGACGCCACCATCGCGTGGAGCGGCGCTTCCGGCCTGTTCGAGCTCAACGTCGCCATCCCGGTCATGGGCACCGCGCTGCTCGAATCCATCCGCCTCCTCACCCAGGCCAGCCGGGTGCTCGCCGACAAGACCGTCGCCGGTCTCGAGGCCAACCTCGACCGCGCGCGCGCCTTCGCCGAGTCGAGCCCGTCGATCGTCACCCCGCTCAACCGCGTGATCGGCTACGAGGCGGCCGCCAAGGTCGCCAAGCATTCGGTCGCCCAGGGGATGACCGTCCGCGAGGCCGTCATCGACCTCGGCTTCGTCGACCGAGGCGAGGTCACCCTCGAGCAGCTCGACAAGGCCCTCGACGTCCTGAGCATGACCCACCCGGGCTGACCCGCCCTCGGCCACACAGCCCTCGGCCATACAGGGGTCGCATCCCGCCGCTTCGCCACCGCGATACCGGCAGAATGCGACCCCTGTGGTGTTTCCACAGCACCTCACGCGAGCAGCACCACCGCCCAGAAGCACCCGAGCAGCACCGGACCGAACGCCACCTCCCGCCCGGGAGCGCCGAGCCCGCGACCGCGGACCCCGGTGCCGGACCCGGCATCGGATGCGGCCGTCGCCCGCACGCCGCACCGCGCCGCTCTGCTCGCGGCCCATTCGACCGCCCCGACCATGGCCACGGTCGCGAACGCCGCCCCAAGCCACGCTGAGACCGCGACGTTCGCTGATCCGTCACCGTGATCCAGCAGCGCGGAGAGGGCCGCAGCGAGCAAGCCGGCCAGCTTCACATCCCCCATCCCCACACCACCGGCCGCCCATAGCACCGCCATCACCGCGAGGACGACGAGCGCACACACGACCGCCTCCACCCCCGTACCGGCCTCCACCCCGGCCGCGGCACGTGCTCCCGTCCCGGAACCGAGACCCACGGCCGCCACCGCGTACCCCGGCAGCACCAGCGCGTCGGGCAGCCGCCGCTCGCGCACGTCCGTCGCGATCAGCGGTGCCGTCACCGCGGCGATGTACAGGCCGACGACGGCGGCCGGTGCGGCGCCGCGTACGAGCAGCAGCGCGGCGCCGAGACCGACCGCTGTCGCGGCCGTGATCCCCCTCCACTCCCCCATGGCTCCACGCTAGGAGACGGCGAACGGGGTGCTCCCCTCCCGGACGATCCCGTGGAGAGAGCACCCCGTCCACACTCCGGCATGCGCCGCGTGCGCGGCGCGCCCACTCAGGCGAGCTCGTTGGCCTCCAGCATCTCCGTCACGAGCGCCGCGATCGCCGATCGCTCCGAGCGCGTCAGGGTGACGTGCCCGAACAGCGGGTGCCCCTTCAGCGTCTCGATCACCGACGCGACGCCGTCATGGCGTCCGACACGCAGGTTGTCGCGCTGGGCGACGTCGTGCGTGAGCACCACCCGCGAGTTCTGCCCGACGCGGCTGAGCACCGTGAGCAGCACGTTGCGTTCCAGCGACTGCGCCTCGTCCACGATCACGAAGGCGTCGTGCAGGGAGCGTCCGCGGATGTGGGTGAGCGGGAGCACCTCCAGGATTCCGCGGTCCAACACCTCGTCCAGCACATTCTGCGAGACCAGGGCCCCCAGAGTGTCGAACACCGCTTGGCCCCACGGGTTCATCTTCTCGCCCTGGTCGCCCGGCAGGTAGCCGAGCTCCTGGCCGCCGACCGCGTAGAGCGGGCGGAACACCATGATCTTCTTGTGCTGCTGCCGCTCGAGCACCGCCTCCAGCCCGGCACACAGTGCCAGCGCCGACTTGCCGGTGCCGGCACGTCCGCCGAGCGAGAGGATGCCGACCTCCGGGTCGAGCAGGAGGTCGATCGCGAGCCGCTGCTCCGCCGACCGGCCGTGCAGGCCGAACACGTCGCGGTCGCCGCGCACGAGCTTGACCTCGCCCTCGGCGACGACGCGGCCGAGGGCCGAGCCGCGATCCGAGTGGATGACGAGGCCCGTGTTGACGGGGAGGCCGTCGACCAGGGGGGTGCGCATCCACTCGTTCTCGTACAGGTCGCTCATCTGGTCGCTGCCCAGCGCGATCTCGGAGAGCCCGGTCCAGCCGGAGTCCACGACCTGCTCGTGCCGGTACTCCTCGGCGGCCAGCCCGATCGAGGCGGCCTTCACGCGCAGCGGGAGGTCTTTGGAGACGACCGTCACGTCGAGGCCGTCGTTCGCGAGGTTGAGCGCCACGGCGAGGATGCGGGAGTCGTTGTCGCCGAGCTGCAGCCCGCTGGGGAGCACTCCCATGTTGGAGTGGTTCAGCTCCACCCGCAGCGAGCCGCCGTCGCCGATCGGGATCGGGAAGTCGAGCCGCTCGTGCTCCACCCGCAGGTCGTCCAGGTTGCGCAGAGCCTGACGCGCGAAGTACCCGATCTCCGGGTCGTTGCGCTTACCCTCCAGCTCGCTGACGACGACCACCGGGATGACGACGGAATGCTCCGCGAACCGGTGGATCGCCTTGGGATCCGACAGGAGGACCGAGGTGTCGAGCACGTACGTGCGCTCGGCCTGCTTGGTTCCGTCGGGTGCCGCCTCGAACTGCCCGGTCTTTGATTCAGCCACGACCACTCCCACCCCGCAGCCCCCGCGAGGGCTGCGGATCAACTTGGCGAGTCGGCCGCTGGGTCCCGAAACGAACTTATGTGGCCGTCTCGACCGGGCGCCATGCCCGATGCCACGAAACTACGCCGCACGACCGACACGGGCAGTCGCGGGGGCCGCGTGTCGTGTTTCCATCGGGTGAACAATCGCCCCCAGTTGTGGGAACTGGACAGCACCGCCGTCGCGGAGTGCGCGTTCGGCCGCCGACCCGGCGTCAGATCGCGGACGCGTAGGAGGTGAACGCCGCGCGCAGCATGTCGAACGTCTCCTCTGTGGTGCCCGCGTGGACGCTGAACCGCACCGACGTCTGGCGCACCGACGCGCTCACGCCGTGGTTGAACAGGGAGGCGCTGAGCGCGGTGAGGCTCTCCGGCGGCTCCACCACGACCATGCCCGCGCGCTCGGCCGGATTGCGGGGCGAGACCACCGGCAGGGCGAACTCGTCCGCCAGGTCGATGACACGCTCCACTCCGTCGGCGATCGCCGCGTTGACGTCCGCGACCCCTCGGCCGCGATCTCCTCGAGGGCCGCCGCGAAGCGCGCCTGAGCCACGGAGTCCGGATTCGAGATCGAGAACGCCTGCGCACCGTGGGCGGGCTCGACGACCTCGTCCCAGGTGAGCCCCTGGCCGGTGCCGGTCCAGCCGCTGAAGACAGGGGTGAGGTGGTCGATCGCGCGGTCGCTGAGCGCGAGGAAGCCGGTCCCCCATCCCGCGCGCGCCCACTTCTGACCCCCGGCGAGTACGACGTCGGCCACCTCGTACGGGGCGTCGACCACGCCGAAGCCCTGGATGGCGTCGACGATCAGCAGCCGGTCGCCGATGACCTGACGGATCCCGTCGATGTCGGCGAGGTAGCCCGTGCGCGAGTCGACGAGGCTCACCATCACGGCGGCCGTGGCCGAGGTGATCTGGTCGCGGATCTGAGCGGGCGTCACGCGTCCGTGGTCGGTCTCCAGCCAGGTCGGCGTGATCACGCGCATCGCCTGCGCGGCGCGGACGGCAGCGTAGGTGACCGACGGGAACTCGGCGCTCGACAACAGCACCTCCCCTCCCGTGAGCCCGAAGGCGGCGTGCATGAGACCGAGGGAGGCGTTGGGCTGGAACGCGACCTGATCTGCCGGGAAACGGGTGAGGGCCGACACGGCCTCGCGCACCCGGGCGTCCTCGCCCTGCAGCCGGTCGACCGTCCCGTAGCGCGCCCGC contains these protein-coding regions:
- a CDS encoding prepilin peptidase → MGEWRGITAATAVGLGAALLLVRGAAPAAVVGLYIAAVTAPLIATDVRERRLPDALVLPGYAVAAVGLGSGTGARAAAGVEAGTGVEAVVCALVVLAVMAVLWAAGGVGMGDVKLAGLLAAALSALLDHGDGSANVAVSAWLGAAFATVAMVGAVEWAASRAARCGVRATAASDAGSGTGVRGRGLGAPGREVAFGPVLLGCFWAVVLLA
- a CDS encoding class II fumarate hydratase, yielding MVDTQADAEYRIEHDTMGEVRVPAAALYSAQTQRAVENFPISGSVLEPAQIAALARIKKSAALANARLGVLDQEIADAIAAAADDVVSGAHDGEFPIDVYQTGSGTSSNMNMNEVLATLASRRLGAPVHPNDHVNASQSSNDVFPTSVHIAVTGALIDDLIPALDHLAVALEEKAELWATAVKSGRTHLMDATPVTLGQEFGGYAAQIRYGIERVQSSLTRVAEVPLGGTAVGTGINTPLGFPQLVIELLTAETELPITEARNHFEAQANRDALVEASGALRTIAVSLTKICNDLRWMGSGPNTGLGEIHIPDLQPGSSIMPGKVNPVIPEAVLMVASRVVGNDATIAWSGASGLFELNVAIPVMGTALLESIRLLTQASRVLADKTVAGLEANLDRARAFAESSPSIVTPLNRVIGYEAAAKVAKHSVAQGMTVREAVIDLGFVDRGEVTLEQLDKALDVLSMTHPG
- a CDS encoding aminotransferase class V-fold PLP-dependent enzyme — translated: MTPVEEFARGFGEEPGYLDYGRVGPISGAVRAEATAQYEILARARYGTVDRLQGEDARVREAVSALTRFPADQVAFQPNASLGLMHAAFGLTGGEVLLSSAEFPSVTYAAVRAAQAMRVITPTWLETDHGRVTPAQIRDQITSATAAVMVSLVDSRTGYLADIDGIRQVIGDRLLIVDAIQGFGVVDAPYEVADVVLAGGQKWARAGWGTGFLALSDRAIDHLTPVFSGWTGTGQGLTWDEVVEPAHGAQAFSISNPDSVAQARFAAALEEIAAEGSRTSTRRSPTEWSVSSTWRTSSPCRWSRPAIRPSARAWSWWSRRRASPRSAPPCSTTA
- a CDS encoding DUF4245 domain-containing protein, which translates into the protein MSPRTKPPAVVAELGRPETPEETAARKAQNSANHRNRQTINNLVYSLLATVALVIVIVLVVPRGNPTATTPPVDYTTIAQEAQGSEPDRLVVPRLPDGWKSNSAELRTKTADKVDSWYIGLLTPKGEYIGITQGFDANDSWVADQVAKSRIAGTRDIDGVTWDVYDNRKSGTVPGDVEYGLTTNAGRSSIVLVGTADDSEFRTVASALAEQITALKGE
- a CDS encoding carbonic anhydrase; its protein translation is MPTTRPGRIWSAMLAGNERFIAGTPQHPRQDVERRQSVAGGQAPVAAIFGCADSRLAAEIIFDMGLGDAFVVRNAGQVASDSVIGSLEYAVAVLKVPLILVLGHDSCGAVASAIASQAPDAEPLPPHIANLIAPIVPAVHRVTGTPEGEAIDVAAADPSEVGREHLRDTVAELLARSEIISTAVAENILAIVGANYRLQEGRVVPDIVVGMADPVAEQQSER
- a CDS encoding PhoH family protein is translated as MVVAESKTGQFEAAPDGTKQAERTYVLDTSVLLSDPKAIHRFAEHSVVIPVVVVSELEGKRNDPEIGYFARQALRNLDDLRVEHERLDFPIPIGDGGSLRVELNHSNMGVLPSGLQLGDNDSRILAVALNLANDGLDVTVVSKDLPLRVKAASIGLAAEEYRHEQVVDSGWTGLSEIALGSDQMSDLYENEWMRTPLVDGLPVNTGLVIHSDRGSALGRVVAEGEVKLVRGDRDVFGLHGRSAEQRLAIDLLLDPEVGILSLGGRAGTGKSALALCAGLEAVLERQQHKKIMVFRPLYAVGGQELGYLPGDQGEKMNPWGQAVFDTLGALVSQNVLDEVLDRGILEVLPLTHIRGRSLHDAFVIVDEAQSLERNVLLTVLSRVGQNSRVVLTHDVAQRDNLRVGRHDGVASVIETLKGHPLFGHVTLTRSERSAIAALVTEMLEANELA